One genomic window of Stigmatella ashevillena includes the following:
- a CDS encoding ATP-binding cassette domain-containing protein, with the protein MTAASRPPRVTSTRSMIQVVDLHKTFGEYKVLTGINVTVPEGSTCVILGGSGSGKTVLMKHMIGLLKPDHGQVVIDGEDIVPLGEERLEVVRRKFGMVFQAAALFDSMNVYENVAFPL; encoded by the coding sequence ATGACCGCCGCCTCCCGTCCCCCCCGCGTCACCTCCACGCGGTCCATGATTCAGGTCGTCGACCTGCACAAGACCTTCGGTGAGTACAAGGTGCTCACCGGCATCAACGTCACCGTGCCGGAGGGCAGCACCTGCGTCATCCTCGGTGGTTCCGGCTCCGGCAAGACGGTGCTGATGAAGCACATGATCGGCCTGCTCAAGCCGGACCACGGCCAGGTCGTCATCGACGGGGAGGACATCGTCCCCCTGGGCGAGGAGCGGCTGGAGGTGGTGCGGCGCAAGTTCGGCATGGTGTTCCAGGCGGCGGCGCTCTTCGACTCGATGAACGTCTACGAGAACGTCGCCTTCCCGCTCC
- a CDS encoding MlaE family ABC transporter permease, giving the protein MATENADKAPKEPHFLTQAVENFGKGTISVVSDVGGVAYLGFQVLRWAFKRPFRPQIFFSQLDFVGVGSIFIVALTGLFTGMVFAQQVSTAFALFDAESLVGPTVALTLSRELAPVFSALMVTMRAGSSMCTELGTMRVTEQVDALETMAVNPVQYLLVPRVLSGLIMGPVLTMLFFTSGMSGAYMISVFVQGTSAGTFLSRTQQWMEPLDLYEGTLKGAIFGLTVTLICCYKGYNASGGAKGVGQATTEAMVSSALSIFILDFIIGVLIRT; this is encoded by the coding sequence ATGGCCACCGAGAACGCGGACAAGGCGCCCAAGGAGCCCCACTTCCTGACCCAGGCGGTCGAGAACTTCGGCAAAGGGACCATTTCCGTGGTCAGCGACGTGGGGGGCGTGGCCTACCTGGGCTTCCAGGTCCTCCGCTGGGCCTTCAAGCGCCCCTTCCGGCCGCAGATCTTCTTCTCGCAGCTGGATTTCGTGGGGGTGGGCTCCATCTTCATCGTGGCGCTCACGGGCCTGTTCACCGGCATGGTGTTCGCCCAGCAGGTCTCCACCGCCTTTGCCCTCTTTGACGCCGAGAGCCTGGTGGGCCCCACCGTGGCGCTCACCCTGAGCCGCGAGCTGGCGCCGGTGTTCTCCGCGCTCATGGTGACCATGCGCGCCGGCTCTTCCATGTGCACGGAGCTGGGCACCATGCGCGTCACCGAGCAGGTGGACGCCCTGGAGACCATGGCCGTCAACCCCGTGCAGTACCTGCTGGTGCCCCGCGTGCTCTCGGGCCTCATCATGGGGCCGGTGCTCACCATGCTCTTCTTCACCTCGGGCATGAGTGGCGCCTACATGATTTCCGTCTTCGTCCAGGGCACCTCCGCCGGGACGTTCTTGTCGCGCACCCAGCAGTGGATGGAGCCGCTGGACTTGTACGAGGGCACCCTCAAGGGCGCCATCTTCGGCCTCACCGTCACGCTCATCTGTTGCTACAAGGGCTACAACGCCTCCGGCGGCGCCAAGGGCGTGGGCCAGGCGACCACCGAGGCCATGGTCTCCAGCGCGCTCTCCATCTTCATCCTCGATTTCATCATCGGGGTGCTCATCCGCACATGA
- a CDS encoding RluA family pseudouridine synthase yields the protein MSEVRVLHEGAGLLVVAKPPGTLVIPGRGEGEVSLREQLEAQLRRKVFVVHRLDRDTSGVLVFALDAERHRALSVAFEAGQVRKRYLALVEGRVEAPRLVDEALVPARKGRMRLARPGEAGKPSRTRIRPVETFAKTSLVEAEPLTGRTHQIRVHLLGQGHPLLVDHQYGRAEPLTRRELGGEGDAVVLSRTPLHAARIEWPALPGVEAGAVEAPLPGDMAQALALLRSAGEQPEVVGLGLETRAVLHLDEDGSGGA from the coding sequence GTGAGCGAAGTCCGAGTGCTCCACGAGGGCGCGGGCCTGCTCGTGGTGGCCAAACCTCCTGGCACGCTCGTCATTCCGGGGCGGGGCGAGGGGGAGGTCTCCCTGCGCGAGCAGTTGGAAGCGCAGCTGCGCCGCAAGGTCTTCGTGGTGCACCGGTTGGATCGTGACACCTCCGGGGTGTTGGTGTTCGCGCTGGATGCGGAGCGGCACCGGGCCCTGTCCGTGGCCTTCGAGGCAGGCCAGGTGCGCAAGCGGTACCTGGCGCTGGTGGAGGGCCGGGTGGAGGCGCCCCGGTTGGTGGATGAAGCGCTGGTGCCCGCGCGCAAGGGCCGCATGCGGCTCGCGCGGCCCGGCGAGGCGGGCAAGCCCTCGCGGACGCGGATTCGCCCCGTGGAGACGTTCGCGAAGACCTCGCTGGTGGAGGCCGAGCCGCTCACGGGCCGGACGCACCAGATTCGTGTCCACCTGCTGGGCCAGGGACACCCGCTGTTGGTGGACCACCAGTATGGCCGGGCCGAGCCGCTGACCCGGCGGGAGCTGGGCGGGGAGGGGGACGCGGTGGTGCTGTCGCGCACCCCCCTGCACGCGGCAAGGATTGAGTGGCCCGCGCTCCCAGGCGTGGAGGCGGGAGCCGTGGAGGCTCCTCTTCCCGGGGACATGGCTCAGGCCCTGGCGCTTCTGCGTTCAGCGGGGGAGCAGCCGGAAGTCGTTGGACTGGGTCTGGAGACCCGTGCAGTCCTCCATCTGGATGAAGACGGTTCCGGGGGCGCCTAG
- a CDS encoding M16 family metallopeptidase: protein MALRSQATAKKAPPPPRPIRLPPTTETTTSSGLKVLAAERGPLPLVSIRLVLHAGSITDPKDKEGLADFTVRLLRRGTDTLSADALDEAIEFVGASLSVGVSEDLMSLYVTTPAEHFSSMLAVLGQIVREPSFPEKEVDLARERALAQFANDLDDPDTITSRAFNRALWGQHPYGHDVGGKAAHVRTFTREDLVRFHRERIGPQTALLVVVGAVKPEVVAAEAEKAFAGWAPAEQGTPLAVPAVARMAQAGKVLLVDKPDQTQSQVRIGGPGYRLGHPDYFAATAMNISLGGGFTSRLVNEIRVERGLSYGVGSYFDAMSAAGSFAISTFTKTASTREIIDVALAEVAKVRTGGITPRELKTAQTYLAGLYPLRTETNESVASVIADIRVYGLGEDWVEKFRERLHAVTAKQVKEAAAKYLFPEPPVIVVLGRAAEAKKLLKGLGPISVVPVSEYA, encoded by the coding sequence ATGGCCTTGCGTTCCCAAGCCACCGCCAAGAAGGCGCCGCCGCCGCCTCGCCCCATCCGTCTTCCCCCCACCACCGAGACCACGACTTCCAGCGGCTTGAAGGTGCTCGCCGCCGAGCGGGGGCCGCTGCCTCTCGTCTCCATTCGCCTGGTGCTCCACGCCGGCAGCATCACGGACCCCAAGGACAAGGAAGGTCTGGCCGACTTCACCGTCCGGTTGCTGCGCCGGGGCACGGACACCCTCAGCGCGGATGCGCTCGATGAGGCGATCGAGTTCGTGGGCGCCAGTCTCTCGGTGGGCGTGAGCGAGGATCTGATGTCGCTCTACGTCACCACCCCCGCTGAGCACTTCTCCTCGATGCTCGCCGTGCTCGGCCAGATCGTCCGGGAGCCCTCCTTCCCCGAGAAGGAGGTGGATCTGGCCCGGGAGCGCGCCCTGGCTCAGTTCGCCAATGATCTGGACGATCCCGACACCATCACGAGCCGGGCCTTCAACCGCGCGCTGTGGGGCCAGCACCCTTATGGGCATGACGTGGGGGGCAAGGCCGCGCACGTGCGCACCTTCACGCGCGAGGATCTGGTGCGCTTCCACCGGGAGCGCATCGGCCCCCAGACGGCCCTGCTGGTGGTGGTGGGCGCGGTGAAGCCCGAGGTGGTGGCCGCCGAGGCGGAGAAGGCCTTCGCCGGTTGGGCGCCCGCGGAGCAGGGAACGCCCCTGGCGGTTCCGGCCGTGGCGCGCATGGCCCAGGCGGGCAAGGTCCTCCTCGTGGACAAGCCGGATCAGACGCAGTCCCAGGTGCGCATTGGCGGCCCTGGGTACCGGCTCGGCCATCCGGACTACTTCGCGGCGACCGCGATGAACATCTCGCTCGGGGGCGGATTCACTTCCCGGCTCGTGAACGAGATCCGCGTGGAGCGGGGCCTCTCGTATGGGGTGGGCAGTTACTTCGACGCGATGAGCGCCGCGGGGTCCTTCGCCATCTCCACCTTCACCAAGACGGCCTCCACGCGGGAGATCATCGACGTGGCCCTGGCGGAGGTGGCCAAGGTGCGCACCGGAGGCATCACCCCCCGTGAGCTGAAGACGGCGCAGACGTACCTGGCCGGGCTCTACCCGCTGCGCACCGAGACCAATGAGTCCGTGGCATCCGTCATCGCCGACATCCGCGTGTACGGCTTGGGGGAGGACTGGGTAGAGAAGTTCCGCGAGCGGCTGCACGCGGTGACGGCGAAGCAGGTGAAGGAGGCCGCCGCCAAGTACCTGTTCCCCGAGCCCCCCGTCATCGTGGTGCTGGGGCGGGCCGCCGAGGCGAAGAAGCTCCTCAAGGGGCTGGGCCCCATCAGCGTGGTGCCGGTGTCGGAGTACGCGTGA
- a CDS encoding M16 family metallopeptidase, producing MPKASPRTAPRKADAALQSLLTVHEATLSNGLRVRLLPNAQTPVVSLYTFFQVGSRNERPGITGISHLFEHMMFNGAKKYGPKQFDRTLESNGGRSNAYTSNDMTVYYDDFSVDALDTVLDLESDRMRSLRISDGSLASEREVVKEERRVRVDNEITGMLDEELGTLIYKAHPYRWPVIGWMADIENISRRDCEEYFRTYYAPNNAVLYISGDIDPKKTLALVRRYYGDIPKGPTPATVLDAEPAQKGERRAQVRHPAQSPSLMIGYRGPRASEEDTLVLDVIQYAMNKGEGSRLVKSLIYEQQAAVSVMFDWGWRIDPGTIVFYLELKPDSDPQKAETALYAELERVAKEGLTERELQKAKNNLRADQLRELATNTGRAHALGHYETLLGSWQELLMLPSRYAAISNEQVKAVATKFFAPERRSVVTLLPEPFAA from the coding sequence ATGCCCAAGGCTTCTCCACGGACCGCTCCCCGCAAGGCGGACGCCGCCCTGCAGTCCCTGCTCACTGTTCACGAGGCCACCCTGTCCAATGGCCTGCGCGTCCGGCTGCTGCCCAACGCGCAGACGCCCGTGGTGAGCCTCTACACCTTCTTCCAGGTGGGTTCGCGCAACGAGCGCCCCGGCATCACCGGCATCAGCCACCTGTTCGAGCACATGATGTTCAACGGGGCGAAGAAGTACGGCCCCAAGCAGTTCGACCGGACGCTGGAGTCCAATGGCGGCCGCTCCAACGCGTACACCTCCAATGACATGACGGTGTACTACGACGACTTCTCCGTGGATGCGCTGGATACGGTGTTGGATTTGGAGTCGGACCGGATGCGCTCGCTGCGCATCTCCGATGGTTCGCTGGCCAGCGAGCGCGAGGTGGTGAAGGAGGAGCGCCGGGTCCGCGTGGACAACGAAATCACCGGCATGCTCGACGAGGAGCTGGGCACGCTCATCTACAAGGCGCACCCGTACCGCTGGCCCGTCATCGGGTGGATGGCGGACATCGAAAACATCTCCCGCCGCGACTGCGAGGAGTACTTCCGCACGTACTACGCGCCGAACAACGCGGTGCTCTACATCTCTGGCGACATCGACCCGAAGAAGACCCTGGCGCTGGTGCGCCGCTACTACGGGGACATCCCCAAGGGGCCCACGCCCGCCACCGTCCTGGATGCCGAGCCCGCGCAGAAGGGCGAGCGGCGCGCCCAGGTGCGCCACCCGGCGCAGTCGCCCTCGCTGATGATCGGCTACCGCGGCCCGCGGGCCTCCGAGGAGGACACGCTGGTGCTGGACGTCATCCAGTACGCCATGAACAAGGGGGAGGGGAGCCGGCTGGTGAAGTCCCTCATCTACGAGCAGCAGGCCGCCGTGTCGGTGATGTTCGACTGGGGCTGGCGCATCGACCCGGGCACCATCGTCTTCTACCTGGAGCTCAAGCCGGATTCGGACCCCCAGAAGGCCGAGACGGCGCTGTACGCCGAGCTGGAGCGCGTGGCGAAGGAGGGGCTCACCGAGCGCGAGTTGCAGAAGGCGAAGAACAACCTGCGCGCCGATCAGCTCCGGGAGCTGGCCACCAACACCGGGCGCGCGCATGCGCTCGGCCACTACGAAACGTTGCTGGGCTCGTGGCAGGAGCTGTTGATGCTGCCGTCGCGCTATGCCGCCATCTCGAACGAGCAGGTGAAGGCCGTCGCGACGAAGTTCTTTGCCCCTGAGCGCCGCTCGGTGGTGACCCTGCTGCCCGAGCCCTTCGCCGCCTGA
- a CDS encoding response regulator, which produces MDRTRVYVVEDQPTLLRNLVKVLRTFEELEVVGTCQDGELAVEDIVQVQPQIVLLDLELPGLNGIQVTQRVKRRAASVEILILTSFEDEQKVYEAIQAGASGYLVKRVGPEKIRSSIREVMEGGTVLEPIIAKRFWNYFHSLQAKPATKPENPWGLTPAEFEVLRFVAKGLSNAEVGEVMTLERRTVRTHLSHIYRKMGVNSHVEAVVLALKAGVVDL; this is translated from the coding sequence ATGGACCGCACCCGCGTCTATGTCGTCGAGGATCAGCCCACCCTCCTCAGGAACCTGGTGAAGGTGCTGAGGACGTTCGAAGAGCTCGAGGTGGTGGGCACCTGCCAGGACGGTGAGCTGGCCGTGGAGGACATCGTTCAGGTCCAGCCGCAGATCGTCCTGTTGGATCTCGAGCTGCCGGGCCTCAACGGCATCCAGGTGACCCAGCGCGTCAAGCGCCGGGCCGCCAGCGTGGAGATCCTCATCCTCACGTCCTTCGAGGACGAGCAAAAAGTCTACGAGGCCATCCAGGCAGGCGCCTCGGGCTACCTGGTGAAGCGGGTGGGGCCGGAGAAGATCCGCTCCAGCATCCGCGAGGTGATGGAGGGCGGCACTGTCCTGGAGCCCATCATCGCCAAGCGCTTCTGGAACTATTTCCACTCGCTTCAGGCCAAGCCCGCCACGAAGCCGGAGAATCCCTGGGGGCTCACCCCGGCGGAGTTCGAGGTGTTGCGCTTCGTGGCCAAGGGGCTGTCCAACGCCGAGGTGGGGGAGGTGATGACGCTGGAGCGGCGCACCGTGCGCACCCATCTGTCTCACATCTACCGGAAGATGGGCGTCAACTCCCACGTGGAGGCGGTCGTGCTCGCCTTGAAAGCGGGCGTGGTGGATCTGTAA